A single genomic interval of Burkholderia cepacia ATCC 25416 harbors:
- a CDS encoding flavodoxin family protein: MSNIVIVYHSGYGHTQKLAEAVHAGAQDAGATVRLLAVGDVDDAGWAALDAADAIVFGAPTYMGGPSAQFKQFADATSKAWFTQKWKDKIAAGFTNSATMNGDKFSTIQYFVTLSMQHGMVWVGTSLMPANSKAATRNDINYLGGSTGLLAQSPADATPDEGPLPGDLETGKAFGRRVAEATARWVAGRV, translated from the coding sequence ATGTCGAACATCGTCATCGTCTATCACAGCGGCTACGGTCACACGCAGAAACTGGCCGAGGCCGTTCACGCGGGCGCGCAGGACGCCGGCGCGACCGTGCGCCTGCTCGCCGTCGGCGACGTCGACGACGCGGGCTGGGCCGCGCTCGACGCGGCCGACGCGATCGTCTTCGGGGCACCGACCTACATGGGCGGCCCGTCGGCGCAGTTCAAGCAATTCGCCGATGCGACGTCGAAAGCGTGGTTCACGCAGAAATGGAAGGACAAGATCGCCGCGGGCTTCACGAACTCCGCGACCATGAACGGCGACAAGTTCTCGACGATTCAATACTTCGTCACGCTGTCGATGCAGCATGGGATGGTGTGGGTCGGCACGAGCCTGATGCCGGCCAACTCGAAGGCGGCCACGCGCAACGACATCAACTACCTGGGCGGCTCGACGGGCCTGCTCGCGCAGTCGCCGGCCGATGCGACGCCCGACGAAGGCCCGCTGCCGGGCGACCTCGAAACCGGGAAGGCATTCGGCCGGCGGGTCGCCGAAGCGACGGCCCGCTGGGTCGCCGGCCGCGTCTGA
- a CDS encoding YbhB/YbcL family Raf kinase inhibitor-like protein — translation MRVDRRITPPAPSGRPSPFLAALLALFAHLVLLYAAAFAAVPAHAEGAFTVTSDDLTPGGRVRAANVFDRGDCKGGNHSPQLAWHNPPPGTRGYAVTIFDPDAPGHGWWHWAVAGIPATVTSLPADASASGFLRRIGASEARNDFGIDGYGGPCPPPGKPHRYVVTVYALKGDDLRVAQGRPAPMFEHEIGTLAIGTAQLTVNYGQ, via the coding sequence ATGCGTGTGGATCGCCGGATCACTCCGCCTGCGCCATCGGGTCGCCCGTCGCCGTTCCTTGCCGCCCTCCTCGCTCTCTTCGCCCACCTCGTCCTCCTTTATGCCGCCGCGTTCGCCGCCGTGCCCGCGCATGCAGAAGGCGCGTTCACCGTGACGAGCGACGACCTGACGCCGGGCGGGCGCGTCCGTGCCGCGAACGTGTTCGACCGCGGCGACTGCAAGGGCGGCAACCACTCGCCGCAGCTCGCCTGGCACAACCCGCCGCCCGGCACGCGCGGCTACGCGGTCACGATCTTCGATCCCGACGCGCCGGGGCACGGCTGGTGGCACTGGGCCGTGGCGGGCATTCCCGCGACAGTCACGAGCCTGCCCGCCGACGCGAGCGCATCCGGCTTCCTGCGGCGCATCGGTGCAAGCGAAGCGCGCAACGACTTCGGAATCGACGGTTACGGCGGCCCGTGCCCGCCGCCCGGCAAGCCGCACCGCTATGTGGTCACCGTCTACGCGCTGAAGGGCGACGACCTGCGCGTCGCGCAGGGGCGCCCCGCGCCGATGTTCGAGCACGAGATCGGCACGCTGGCGATCGGCACCGCGCAACTCACGGTCAACTACGGGCAATAA
- a CDS encoding orotate phosphoribosyltransferase translates to MTGYDRQSISDTTAKILLEVQAVHFNAEKPFIFTSGWASPVYIDCRKLISYPRVRRALMEMAETTITRDIGFEQIDAVAGGETAGIPFAAWIADRMMVPMQYVRKKPKGFGRNAQIEGHLEEGSRVLLVEDLTTDSRSKINFVNALRTAGATVNHCFVLFHYDIFKESVSVLKDIDVDLHALATWWDVLRVAKASGYFETKTLDEVEKFLHAPAEWSAAHGGATAPKE, encoded by the coding sequence ATGACAGGCTACGATCGTCAGTCGATCTCGGATACGACCGCCAAAATCCTGCTCGAAGTGCAGGCAGTGCACTTCAACGCAGAAAAACCGTTCATCTTCACGTCCGGCTGGGCAAGCCCCGTCTATATCGACTGCCGCAAGCTGATTTCGTATCCGCGCGTGCGCCGCGCGCTGATGGAAATGGCAGAAACGACGATCACGCGCGACATCGGCTTCGAGCAGATCGACGCGGTGGCGGGCGGCGAGACGGCCGGCATCCCGTTCGCGGCATGGATCGCGGACCGGATGATGGTGCCGATGCAGTACGTGCGCAAGAAGCCGAAGGGTTTCGGCCGCAACGCGCAGATCGAAGGCCATCTGGAAGAAGGCTCGCGCGTGCTGCTCGTGGAAGACCTGACGACCGACAGCCGCAGCAAGATCAACTTCGTCAACGCGCTGCGCACCGCGGGCGCGACCGTAAACCACTGCTTCGTGCTGTTCCACTACGACATCTTCAAGGAAAGCGTGTCGGTCCTGAAGGACATCGACGTCGACCTGCACGCGCTCGCCACGTGGTGGGACGTGCTGCGCGTCGCGAAGGCTTCGGGCTACTTCGAGACGAAGACGCTCGACGAAGTCGAGAAATTCCTGCACGCACCGGCCGAGTGGTCGGCGGCGCACGGCGGCGCGACGGCCCCGAAGGAATGA